From Microbacterium rhizosphaerae:
CATGGCAGAGCGCGCGAACCTCGACGATCCGCCGGCGATCGCGTTCTTCGAACGGCTCGACGCCGAGCGCTATGCGATGAGCGGGTACGCGCACGAGCAGGGGACGCGCCCCGACACTCTGGCCATCGGCCTGAACGACTCGCCCGCCGGGCTGCTGGGATGGATCACCGAGAAGCTCGTGGAGTGGAGCGACACGCCCGAGGGCGATCCGCGGGGAGTCGAGCGCCGCATCGCGCGCGAGCGGATCCTCACCGAGGCGACGATCTACTGGGTGACGCAGACCATCGCGTCGTCGTTCCGGCCCTACTTCGAGGCGCGTGCCGAGCCGCCGATCCCGCCCGTGGCGATTCCGGCATCCGTGCACATCCAGCGGCACGAGCGCGACAACCCGGAGAGCGTGGCCCGTGCGTTCTACCGCGATCTGCGCACCTTCGAGCGCCTCGACGAGGGCGGGCATTTCGCCGTCGCCGAGGTGCCTGCGGCGATGGCGGAGCGCACCCGGGCGTTCGCGCGCGAGCTCGGACTGCTTGCTGTCGTGTAGAGGCGGGCCGGGATCCCGGCCCGCCTGCCGGTGTCAGCCGTCGAGCCCGCGGCGCTTCAGGAGCGGCTGGATGTCGGCGTCCCTCCCGCGGAAGTCCCGGTAGGCCTCGAGCGGGTCTTTCGAGCCGCCCACCCCGAGCAGGCGCCGGCGGAACCGGTCGCCGTTCTCGCGGGTGAGTCCGCCGTTCTCGCCGAACCACTCGACGGTGTCGGCATCCAGCACCTCGCTCCAGATGTAGGAGTAGTAGCCGGCGCTGTACCCGCCGGAGAACACGTGCGCGAAGTACGTCGACGAGTACCGGGTGGGCACGGCGGGGTTCGCGAGTCCGATGTCGGCGAGGGCGGATGCCTCGAACTCGGCGACATCCAGGTCCGCCGCCGCTTGCGGGGCGGTCAGCGAGTGCCAGGCCTGGTCGAGCCATGCCGCCGCGAGGTATTCGCTCGTCGCGAAGCCCTGGTTGAACGTCTCGGAGGCGTGCAGCTTCTCGACGATCTCGGCGGGCAGCGGCTCGCCGGTCTCGATGTGCCGGGCGTAGCGGTCGAGGATCTCCGGCCAGTAGATCCACATCTCGTTGACCTGGCTCGGGAACTCCACGAAGTCGCGGAACACCGCCGTCCCGGCGAAGTGCGGGTAGGTGACGGTCGCGAACAGGCCGTGCAGCGCGTGCCCGAACTCATGGAAGAGCGTCGTCACCTCGTCGAGCGTGAGGAGGGTCGGCGTGCCGGGGGCCGGCTTCGGCACGTTGAGGTTGTTCACGACGACGGGCTTGCTGCCGCGCAGGTGCGACTGGTCGACGATCGAGTTCATCCACGCGCCGCCCCGCTTCGTGTCGCGGGTGTACAGGTCGAGGATGTAGAGGCCGACGGCGGAGCCATCCTCGTCGAACACCTCGAAGACCCGGGCGTCGGGGTGGTACGCAGGCAGGTCGGGCCGCTCGACGAACGTCACGCCGTACAGGCGGTGCGCGGCCTCGAATACCCCGTCGCGCAGGACGCGCTCGGCCTCGAACCACGGGCGCAGCGCCGCGCGATCCAGGTCGTAGCGGGCCGCGCGAACGCGCTCGGTGTAGAACGCCCAATCGTGCGCCTCGAGGGTGAACGACTCGCCGTCGCCGTCGATGACCGCCTGGAGCGCCGCCTGCTCGCGCCGCGCGTTCTCCGCGGCCGGAACCGCCAGGCGGCGCAGCAGCGCGTGCACGGCCTGTGGCGATCCCGCAGTCTCGTCGGAGGTGATGTAGCCCGCGTGCGTGTCGTAGCCGAGCAGGGCGGCGCGCTGGGCGCGCAGACGGGAGATCTCGCGCAGGGTCGCGCGGTTGTCGTTCTCGTTGCCGCGCGAGGCGCGGGAGCGGGATGCCTCGAGCAGCCGGCGCCGGCTCTCCCGGTTCGTGAGCGACGACAGGTAGGGGTGACCCGTGAAGAGGGTGAGCGTCACGACGTATCGTCCGTCGAGCCCGCGGTCCGCGGCCGCCTGCGCCGCCGCGGAGATCTCGCCCTCGGTCAGTCCGTCGAGCTCGGACACGTCGTCGAAGACGACCGCGAGGTCGTTGGTGTCGGCGAGCAGGTTCTTCTCGAACGTCGTCGTGAGCACGGAGAGGCGGCTGTTCAGCTCGGTCAGCGTGGCCTTGGCCGCGTCGTCGAGCGCCGCTCCGGCATGCGACATCTCGCGGTGCCTGCGCTCGACGAGGTAGCGCTGCTCGGGCGTCAGGTCGACCTCGTCACGTCGGTCGTGGATCGTCTGGATCCGCTCGTAGAGGGCGCTGTCGAGCTGGATGGCGTCACTGTGCGCCGACATGAGCGGTGCGAGCTGCTCCTCGATCGCCTGGATCTCGTCCGTGGCGTCGGCGGATGACACGGTGTAGAAGGCGCGTTCCACGCGATCCAGCAGCGCGCCGCTGCGCTCGAGCGCCTCGATGGTGTTCTCGAACGTCGGCTCGGAGCCGGCGCCGGTGATGCGGGCCACCTCGTCCAGGTGCTCGGCGAACGCGGCCTCGAACGCCGGCAGGTAGTGCTCGGGACGGATGTCGCCGTAGGGCGGGAGGCCGTAGGGGAGCGGGGTCGGTGCGAGAAGGGGGTTGGGAGAGGTGGCAGCGGCATCCGTCATCCCTCCAGCGTAGACAGACGCTCGGAGTCGTCGCAAACAATCCGTTGCAAAGAAACACTTGCAAAGGATGAGATGCAAAGCTATCTTTGTACCCATGAGCGAGGACGAACCGCAGGGAGTCGGGGAACAGCGCCCGGAGCGCGCCGAGCGCGCCGAGCGCGCCGAGCGCGCAGAGCACTCCGAGCGCCCGGAGCGCGCAGAGCGCGTGCTGGATGCCGGCGCCCTCCGTGCGCTCGCGCACCCCCTGCGCGTGCAGATCTACGACATCATCAGCCAGTACGGACCGCAGACGGCCAGCACCCTGGCGGCGATGACGGGGGAGTCGTCGGGAGCCACGAGCTACCACCTGCGCGCGCTGGCGAAGCACGACCTCATCCGCGAGGTCGAAGGGCGAGGAACGGCGCGCGAGCGCTGGTGGGAACGACCGCGCGGCTCCATCTCGTTCACCAACCCGGAAGCGATGAAGACGCCCTCCGGCCGTGCGGCGACGCAGGTGGTCATGACGGAGTTCCTCAACCGGCGCCATCAGCAGCTCATGCAGTACGTCGGCCGCGGGCTCATGACCGACACGGAGGAGTGGCACGACGGCGCCATGATCTCCACCGCGACCGCCCAGCTCACGCCCGAGCAGCTCGAGGACCTGACCGAGCGCATCCAGGCGATCATCAACGAGACCGTCGAGAAGTACCGCACCCAGGACGTCGAGGGAGCACGGAACATCACCATCCGCGCCGACGTCTTCCCGCTGCCCGAGGAAGGACACTGAGATGAGCACCGTCACCGTTCGCACTGTTTCCACCCGTGCCGCCGCACCCACGGCGCTGGAGCGCCTTCTCCTCGACGGCGCGGCCGCCCTGGAAGGCATCGCCATGCGTCACATGCAGCGCCGGCAGCGCTCGGCCGCCGTCGAGCGCCGCCGTGCGCGGGACGCCGAGACGCGACGCGACGCCCAGGCCGCCGGCAACCTCTCCCTCCTGCCGCGATGACGACGGCGACCGCGCCCCGGACCAAGCTCGGGCGGGCGTTCGGGGAGCTCTGGACGGCTGCCGCGTTCAGCAACCTCGCCGACGGCATCGGACGCACCGCCGTCCCTCTCATCGCGACGACGCTCACGGACGACCCGTTCCTGATCTCGGTGCTCGGCGCGCTCGCGTTCCTGCCGTGGCTGATCTTCGGACTGCCGGCCGGCATGATCGTCGACCGCTTCGACCGCCGCATCGTGATGGCTGTCGCCAATACGGTGCGCGCCGCCGCCGCCCTCGCGCTCGCGGTGTTCACCGTCACCGGCACGCTGTCGATCTGGGCGCTGTTCGCCGGCACGCTCGTCTTCGGCCTCGGCGAGACGCTCTTCGATAACGCCACCAACGCTGTCATCCCGGGCGTGGTCACCCGGCAGCAGCTGGACAGGGCGAACGGATGGATGCAGGCCGCCCAGGTCACGATCGACAGCTTCATCGCCACCCCCATCGGTGGTGTGCTGTTCGGCGTGGCGCTCGCCCTGCCGCTGTGGATCGGCGGAGCCGCGTACCTGGTGCCGATCGTCCTCGCGCTCATGCTTCCCGCCGCGGCCGCCCGCTCGCTGCGGGCACCTGCCGAGCGGGAGCGGGTGACGGTGCCCGATCCGGATGCGCCGGATCTCGAGGTCTCCGTCATCGCCGAGCCGGTCGCCACGCCGATCGCGCAGAACTCGGTGTCGGCGCGCGAGGCGGTGCGCTTCCTCTGGAGCCATCACTATCTGCGGGCGATGGTGCTCTTCACCTCCGTCGTCGGCTGCTGCCTGTCGTTCGCGCAGGCCGCCACCATCCTGTTCTTCCTCGATGTGCACCACGTCGCCCCGCCCGCCATCGGCTTCGTCACGGCCGGCATCGGAATCGGGGCACTCGTCGGGTCGATCATCGCCTCGCGGTTCGTCGCCCGCTTCGGGCGCGGCCCGGTGATGGTCGCCGCGAACGTGATCGTCGCGGTGTCGTCCGTGCTCACCGGGCTCGCCCCGAACCTGTACGGGGCGATCGCGGCGTACGCGCTCATGGCCTTCGCCGTCTCGATCTGGAACGTGCCGTGGGGAGCCCTGCGCCAGCAGATCGTGCCGCCGCACATGTTCGGGCGCGTGCTCGGCATCGTCCGGATGCTGACCTGGGGGCTGTTCCCGATCGCGACGCTGCTCGGCGGGCTCGTCTCGCGGGCGAGCCTTCAGCTGCCGTTCATCATCTCCGGCGTCATCGTGGCCATCGCGACGCTGCTCGCGCTCAAGCTGCTCATCGCGGGCACACGTCGGGCGGGCGCCGAGGTGGGAGACCCCGCGGCGGCATGACGTGCGTCTGCCGGGCGGTCATGCCGGTCGATGCCCGCACCGTTCAGGCGAACTCGTCCTCGTCGTCGTGCCGGACGACCACGGCACCGTCGCGG
This genomic window contains:
- a CDS encoding MFS transporter, whose translation is MTTATAPRTKLGRAFGELWTAAAFSNLADGIGRTAVPLIATTLTDDPFLISVLGALAFLPWLIFGLPAGMIVDRFDRRIVMAVANTVRAAAALALAVFTVTGTLSIWALFAGTLVFGLGETLFDNATNAVIPGVVTRQQLDRANGWMQAAQVTIDSFIATPIGGVLFGVALALPLWIGGAAYLVPIVLALMLPAAAARSLRAPAERERVTVPDPDAPDLEVSVIAEPVATPIAQNSVSAREAVRFLWSHHYLRAMVLFTSVVGCCLSFAQAATILFFLDVHHVAPPAIGFVTAGIGIGALVGSIIASRFVARFGRGPVMVAANVIVAVSSVLTGLAPNLYGAIAAYALMAFAVSIWNVPWGALRQQIVPPHMFGRVLGIVRMLTWGLFPIATLLGGLVSRASLQLPFIISGVIVAIATLLALKLLIAGTRRAGAEVGDPAAA
- a CDS encoding helix-turn-helix domain-containing protein, whose protein sequence is MSEDEPQGVGEQRPERAERAERAERAEHSERPERAERVLDAGALRALAHPLRVQIYDIISQYGPQTASTLAAMTGESSGATSYHLRALAKHDLIREVEGRGTARERWWERPRGSISFTNPEAMKTPSGRAATQVVMTEFLNRRHQQLMQYVGRGLMTDTEEWHDGAMISTATAQLTPEQLEDLTERIQAIINETVEKYRTQDVEGARNITIRADVFPLPEEGH
- a CDS encoding M3 family metallopeptidase, which gives rise to MTDAAATSPNPLLAPTPLPYGLPPYGDIRPEHYLPAFEAAFAEHLDEVARITGAGSEPTFENTIEALERSGALLDRVERAFYTVSSADATDEIQAIEEQLAPLMSAHSDAIQLDSALYERIQTIHDRRDEVDLTPEQRYLVERRHREMSHAGAALDDAAKATLTELNSRLSVLTTTFEKNLLADTNDLAVVFDDVSELDGLTEGEISAAAQAAADRGLDGRYVVTLTLFTGHPYLSSLTNRESRRRLLEASRSRASRGNENDNRATLREISRLRAQRAALLGYDTHAGYITSDETAGSPQAVHALLRRLAVPAAENARREQAALQAVIDGDGESFTLEAHDWAFYTERVRAARYDLDRAALRPWFEAERVLRDGVFEAAHRLYGVTFVERPDLPAYHPDARVFEVFDEDGSAVGLYILDLYTRDTKRGGAWMNSIVDQSHLRGSKPVVVNNLNVPKPAPGTPTLLTLDEVTTLFHEFGHALHGLFATVTYPHFAGTAVFRDFVEFPSQVNEMWIYWPEILDRYARHIETGEPLPAEIVEKLHASETFNQGFATSEYLAAAWLDQAWHSLTAPQAAADLDVAEFEASALADIGLANPAVPTRYSSTYFAHVFSGGYSAGYYSYIWSEVLDADTVEWFGENGGLTRENGDRFRRRLLGVGGSKDPLEAYRDFRGRDADIQPLLKRRGLDG